The following proteins are encoded in a genomic region of Syntrophorhabdaceae bacterium:
- a CDS encoding phosphomannose isomerase type II C-terminal cupin domain produces MASDVEERPWGYYKVLSDEKDHKVKRIVIYPGRRLSLQRHRLRSEHWFILSGEGIVTLGDAEIPVKAGQSIDVPRHSLHRITNSGQKELAVIEVQSGNDFSEDDIERIEDDYGRIIE; encoded by the coding sequence ATGGCATCAGATGTTGAGGAGCGTCCGTGGGGATACTATAAGGTCCTTTCCGATGAAAAAGATCACAAGGTAAAAAGGATCGTTATCTATCCCGGCAGGCGTTTGAGTCTTCAGAGACACAGATTACGTTCTGAACACTGGTTTATCCTGTCCGGTGAAGGTATTGTAACGCTTGGCGATGCAGAGATCCCCGTAAAGGCAGGCCAATCCATCGATGTCCCAAGGCATTCTTTGCACAGGATAACGAACTCAGGTCAGAAAGAACTCGCAGTCATAGAGGTGCAGTCCGGCAATGATTTCAGTGAAGATGATATTGAACGGATCGAGGATGATTACGGGCGAATTATTGAATAA
- a CDS encoding flagellar motor protein MotB → MRKKRTEEEHENLERWLITYADLITLLLAFFIMMYTFSKQDTQKYQELTGHLKTIFTGNSGITGKGNGVSQSVADIQSRLDMIQNGDVKRQLEDEIKGMMNNKAMQKNISVLSDERGIVIRILDKAFFDEGRADLKERARKALGRIMPVMRKVDNHIRIEGHTDDVPIKTSEFKSNWELSVRRATEVVRYFVEKHDFPPQRISAVGYAEYRPIVANDTPDNRAMNRRIEIILMK, encoded by the coding sequence TTGAGAAAAAAACGCACTGAAGAAGAACACGAGAACCTTGAGAGATGGCTCATCACCTATGCTGATCTGATTACACTCCTTCTTGCCTTTTTCATAATGATGTATACCTTCTCCAAACAGGATACCCAAAAATACCAGGAACTCACCGGCCATTTAAAGACCATATTTACCGGCAATTCCGGGATCACGGGCAAGGGAAACGGTGTATCTCAGTCGGTTGCCGACATCCAAAGCCGGCTGGACATGATACAGAACGGTGATGTAAAAAGGCAGCTTGAGGATGAGATAAAGGGCATGATGAATAATAAGGCGATGCAAAAAAATATCTCTGTCCTTTCAGACGAGAGGGGTATTGTGATCAGGATACTTGACAAGGCATTTTTTGACGAGGGGAGGGCAGACCTGAAGGAAAGGGCACGGAAGGCGCTGGGCAGGATCATGCCTGTAATGAGAAAGGTAGATAACCATATCAGGATCGAAGGACACACTGATGATGTCCCCATCAAGACCAGCGAATTCAAATCGAACTGGGAGCTCTCTGTGAGAAGGGCCACGGAGGTGGTCAGATATTTTGTTGAAAAACATGATTTTCCGCCCCAGAGGATCTCCGCTGTGGGCTATGCCGAATATCGGCCCATCGTAGCGAATGATACTCCGGATAACCGTGCCATGAACAGGCGTATCGAGATCATTCTTATGAAATAG